From one Pedobacter faecalis genomic stretch:
- a CDS encoding DUF6266 family protein, with the protein MGFLLGGPYYHLKGRTGNNVGRIVRGKNVFSMRPHRAERAFSEAELSVHMKLGLVTGWLSDVSSFLKLGFEREDKKMTAWNAAVKFNLDNAITGVYPNFTIDYPKVLFSKGKRAPLSDLAVATTEEAQLDFSWTATIDVLQPGAPDDEVVIIIYNPLKQKFVISPAGILRSALSYDMALPPAFSGDNVEVYASVLSADEKEVSTSVYLGSVEVM; encoded by the coding sequence ATGGGATTTTTACTTGGCGGACCCTATTATCATTTGAAGGGCCGCACCGGAAACAACGTGGGCCGGATCGTTAGGGGAAAGAATGTTTTCTCTATGCGTCCGCACCGCGCAGAAAGGGCCTTCTCGGAGGCTGAATTGAGTGTTCACATGAAACTTGGTCTGGTGACAGGCTGGTTGAGCGATGTGAGCTCGTTTTTGAAACTTGGCTTTGAGCGTGAAGACAAGAAAATGACGGCGTGGAATGCGGCTGTGAAGTTTAACCTGGATAATGCCATCACGGGTGTGTATCCGAATTTTACCATTGATTATCCGAAGGTGCTGTTCAGCAAGGGCAAGCGTGCGCCGCTTTCTGATCTGGCGGTGGCGACTACCGAAGAGGCGCAACTGGATTTTAGCTGGACTGCGACAATTGATGTGCTGCAGCCGGGTGCGCCCGATGATGAGGTGGTGATCATCATTTACAACCCACTGAAACAGAAGTTTGTGATTTCGCCAGCGGGCATCCTGCGTTCGGCGCTTAGTTACGACATGGCGCTGCCGCCTGCTTTCAGCGGCGACAATGTTGAGGTGTATGCTTCTGTGCTGAGTGCGGATGAGAAAGAGGTGAGCACGAGCGTGTACCTCGGGTCGGTCGAGGTGATGTAA